The following nucleotide sequence is from Kiritimatiella glycovorans.
GCGGGCGATCGCCGATCTCGACCCGCCGGAAGGCGGCGAGGTTCGGCTCGGCGATATGGCACGCCATGAGATCGAGGGCCCCGCCTGGCGCAGACGCGTCGCGTTCCTCCCCGCCGAGAGCCGCTGGTGGGCGGACACGGTGGGCGCGCACCTGCCCCGGCCGCCCCTCGAAAACCGGTTCGACCGGCACGCGCTGGCGGAACTGGGGTTCGACGACGCGATCCTTGAATCCCCCGTGCCCCCCCTGTCCACCGGTGAACGCCAGCGGCTGGCCCTGTTCCGCGTACTCCGCAATCGCCCGCAGGCCCTGCTGCTCGACGAACCCACGGCGGGGCTCGACCCCGTGAGTACGGGAAAAGTCGAACGTCTCGTCCGCGAGTACGCCCGCGGCACCGGGGCGCCGGTACTCTGGGTGACGCATACCGCGGAACAGGCCGAACGACTGGGGGCGCGCCGGTATCAGCTGCGCGCAGGCAAGCTGCATACGGAAGGGGGCAAAGGATGAGCGTGATCGCCCTCAGTCCGCTCGACCTGATGCTCGCCGCCGGCCTCGTCCTCGCCCTGGCCGCCTGCAGTCGCGCCCTGCAACTGAACGTGCACGGCACCCTGCTGATCGCCGCCGGGCGCACCGTGATCCAGCTCCTGCTCGTCGGACTCGTGCTCAAGGCCCTCTTCGCCTACGCCGCGCCCGGCTGGGTCCTGCTGATGGCGACGATCATGCTGCTCGCCGCGGGTCGGGAGGTCATCGCCCGCCAGAAACGCAAACTGCGCGGACCCTGGGGCTACGGCATCGGACTGACCGCCATGTTCATCTCGTCGTTCGCCGTCACGGTGCTCGCCCTGACGGTCATCGTACAGGCGGAACCGTGGTATCGCCCGCAATACGCGATCCCGATGCTCGGCATGCTGCTGGGCAACACCATGAACAGCATCGCACTGGGCATGAACCACCTCACCCGCTCGGTCGTCGAACAGCGCGAAGCGATCGAAGCGCGGCTCGCGCTGGGACACACCCGCGACGAGGCCGTCGGCGACATCCGCCGGGAAAGCGTCCGCACCGGCATCATTCCCATCATGAACTCCATGGCCGCGGCAGGCCTCGTTAGCCTGCCCGGAATGATGACCGGTCAGATCCTCGGCGGAACCCCGCCCGTCGAGGCCGTCAAATACCAGATCCTCATCATGTTCCTCATCGCCTCCGGGACGGGATTCGGCGCCCTCGCCGCCGTCCACCTCACCGCCCGCAGACTGTTCGACGACCGCCACCGGCTGCGACTGGAGGAAAGCCTGAGGGAAAGGAAGTGAGCGTGAGCGAGAAGCTGGAAGCGCCCGAAGGGCCAAGGCGCGTGACACCGTTCGTAGTAGCGCCGCACGCCTGCCCCGCAGGCAAGGCGCGTGAAAGATAACGGCCCTGGCCCCGCTGCGCGGACCTGCGGGCCTACTACGAACGTAAGAGAGAACGCACGATTGCTTTGCCTGTGCTCTTCTCATCCATCTTTGCGATCTTTGCGCCTTGGCGAGAGACCTTTCTTGTGTTTTCGACCACGGATTACCGATGACACGGATGGGAACTCTAAATCGGGATTCACAGACATAATTCGTACTCGAGTTCCTTGAACAGGGGGAGTGGGATCGCGCCTTCGGCGCTCCGAGTACGAGTACGAGTAAGAGTACGAATTATGTTCACCCCTTCATGCTCTTCATGGCCGCGACGCAAGCCGTTAGGCGGCGCACTGCGCGGGGTTTTGCAAGAGGCTCTCCTGCTCAAGCTTCAGTTTTATCTTTTTTTACTTGATGTTGACATATATTTACATTCATTGCATCTTCGTCCTTATTTAAGCAGGAGATGATTATGCCTCACAATATTATGACTTTGGAGGAAGTGGCTGAATATCTGCGCGTATCGGAACGGACGGTGTATGACTGGGCGCAGAAGGGGGTGTTGCCGGGCGGGAAGCTGGGCACGGCGTGGAGGTTCAGGCGTGCGGATATCGAGGACTGGGTAAACCGCCGACTGGGGTCTGCATCGGAGGAGAGCGCGGGTTCTGCGAGGCGTTCGGGTCTGGGCGGGGTGTTGACGTCGGAACGGGTGATTTTCCCTGATGCGGACACCAAACAGGGGGTGCTCGAGACGCTGGTTGAAGTGCTTTCGACGGCCCCGGAAATCCGGGACGGGGACGAGCTGGAGAAGGCGATTTTCCGGCGCGAGGAGATGATGAGCACGGGCATAGGGTTCGAGGTCGGGGTGCCGCACGTGCGCATCGCCGGCGTCAGCGATCTGGTGATGGCCGTGGCGGTCTGTCCGGACGGGATTCCGGATTACGAATCGCTCGACGGCGCGCCGGTGAGGATCGTCTGCATGGTGGCGGCGCACCGCGATCAGCACGCCGGATACATACGAACGCTCGGGGCGATCAGTTCAGTACTCAAGCACGGCGAGGCACGCGAACGCATTTGCCGCGCGGGGTCGCCCGAGGAAGTCTGTCGACTGCTCAAGGGAGAGGGCTGATGGGTGCGCTCGACCTTGAGGTGCTGTCGACGCTGGGCCTGGCGGTGCTCGCGGGGCTGGCGGGCGCGGCGCTGTTCCGCAGGTTGCGCATGCCGCAGGTGGTCGGCTACATCGTGATCGGACTCGTCATCGGCCGCAGCGGTCTGCGGCTGGTGGACGGCGCGGCACAGGAGACGCTGGAGCCGTTCAACATGTTCGCGCTGGGAATTATCGGATTTCTGGTCGGGGGCGAGCTGCACGCGGACATCTTCCGCAAGTACGGCAAGCAATTCGTCGCGATCCTCCTCGGCGAAGGCCTGCTGGCCTTCGCACTGGTGGGGGTGCCGTGCGGACTGCTGGTCTACCTGATTACCGGCGATATGATGGTTTCGGTCTCCTCGGGGGTGGTCTTCGGAGCGATTGCTTCGGCGACGGACCCGGCCTCGACGATGGATGTGCTCTGGGAATACCGCGCGGCGGGGGCGCTGACGACCGCGATCATCGCGATCGTGGCCCTGGATGATGCGCTGGCGATGACCCTGTACGGGCTGGGCACGGGGGTTGCACGCATCCTGACGCGACACGGAGGATCGATCTGGCCGCAGGTCGTGCACACGGTCGTCGAACTCGGGGGCGCCGTGGTGCTCGGCGTCGCGGCGGGC
It contains:
- a CDS encoding PTS sugar transporter subunit IIA, whose amino-acid sequence is MPHNIMTLEEVAEYLRVSERTVYDWAQKGVLPGGKLGTAWRFRRADIEDWVNRRLGSASEESAGSARRSGLGGVLTSERVIFPDADTKQGVLETLVEVLSTAPEIRDGDELEKAIFRREEMMSTGIGFEVGVPHVRIAGVSDLVMAVAVCPDGIPDYESLDGAPVRIVCMVAAHRDQHAGYIRTLGAISSVLKHGEARERICRAGSPEEVCRLLKGEG
- a CDS encoding ABC transporter ATP-binding protein translates to MSTLYLQALEWVCGGPLELTLRGGECVTLSGASGSGKTTLLRAIADLDPPEGGEVRLGDMARHEIEGPAWRRRVAFLPAESRWWADTVGAHLPRPPLENRFDRHALAELGFDDAILESPVPPLSTGERQRLALFRVLRNRPQALLLDEPTAGLDPVSTGKVERLVREYARGTGAPVLWVTHTAEQAERLGARRYQLRAGKLHTEGGKG
- a CDS encoding ABC transporter permease, which produces MSVIALSPLDLMLAAGLVLALAACSRALQLNVHGTLLIAAGRTVIQLLLVGLVLKALFAYAAPGWVLLMATIMLLAAGREVIARQKRKLRGPWGYGIGLTAMFISSFAVTVLALTVIVQAEPWYRPQYAIPMLGMLLGNTMNSIALGMNHLTRSVVEQREAIEARLALGHTRDEAVGDIRRESVRTGIIPIMNSMAAAGLVSLPGMMTGQILGGTPPVEAVKYQILIMFLIASGTGFGALAAVHLTARRLFDDRHRLRLEESLRERK